In Rosa chinensis cultivar Old Blush chromosome 1, RchiOBHm-V2, whole genome shotgun sequence, a genomic segment contains:
- the LOC121051274 gene encoding uncharacterized protein LOC121051274, with protein sequence MVDKNVPLSIPEGQEIKIEVQWTQSETSGYCFPPSGFCSITYADVLRYVNDDKEAKISNYSALLTGGVNNLSNQYCTICKEPGHDTNVCPQPFMLDWHGFVINGIPIVQRPPWIPPIGLPHMPTVHQHWATVRRRRRATIRRGHMQTFGRPYMRVCAPSLQRPFIVRAPSTGRGRTVANRRQPECSRCGRAGHNIRTCGESA encoded by the exons ATGGTGGATAAGAACGTACCACTCTCAATTCCTGAAGGCCAAGAGATTAAGATTGAAGTCCAATGGACTCAATCTGAAACCTCG GGCTACTGCTTTCCACCAAGTGGTTTCTGTTCCATAACATATGCAGATGTCTTGCGTTATGTTAACGATGACAAGGAAGCCAAGATTTCCAACTATTCAGCT TTGCTGACTGGAGGTGTAAACAACCTGAGCAATCAATACTGCACTATTTGCAAAGAACCTGGGCATGATACTAATGTTTGTCCCCAACCCTTCATGCTAGATTGG CATGGGTTCGTGATCAATGGCATCCCAATTGTTCAGCGGCCGCCTTGGATCCCACCAATTGGTCTTCCACACATGCCAACTGTTCACCAGCACTGGGCAACTGTTAGACGCCGTCGCCGGGCAACCATTAGACGCGGACACATGCAAACTTTTGGACGCCCGTACATGCGAGTTTGTGCCCCTTCACTCCAGCGACCATTCATAGTCCGAGCACCTTCAACTGGCAGAGGCAGGACTGTGGCCAATAGGAGGCAACCAGAGTGCAGTCGTTGTGGCAGGGCTGGGCACAATATTCGCACCTGCGGTGAATCTGCCTGA